A portion of the Etheostoma cragini isolate CJK2018 chromosome 13, CSU_Ecrag_1.0, whole genome shotgun sequence genome contains these proteins:
- the fam114a2 gene encoding protein FAM114A2 gives MSDSEATAAEGPEVPPETQDASPAETPDSSSPTTPDNSTDVAPTRKARRRPDVTPAPEAEEMPKVEEKPAEAQTPSESTVSQGGWGYWGSWGKSILSTATATVATVGQGLTQVIEKAETSLGIPSPTELSAQVEEEQKQQGETRSETDRAADDGPAAAAGSAMGMLSSLTSVVQTTGKTMITGGLDALEFIGKKTMDVIAEGDPGFKKTKGLMIRNSTLSQVLREAKEREELQTADEEVSDSHKKAAAHYGMLFDEFQGLSHLEALEILSRDSESKVKSVLTTLSGEELLQLREELDFIKDSFSLVEFDDEEVDEKKDEDGSEFERELTEALEGLHVTATADRLSKACRSTCSQITDMSRPEGEEEDNVKKTLSVEEVHAAAIRSLAELTARSIELFHKLAEMILFTSGSTEASVLSQLTVVLCKEISLLSKKFTSCLTTAGSNEKGDVLNPLITGVFLEASNSASYIQDAFQLLMPILEISYIQRRAESTEQ, from the exons ATGTCAGacagtgaagctacagcagcGGAGGGTCCAGAGGTGCCACCAGAGACTCAAGACGCCTCTCCCGCAGAGACGCCCGACAGCTCCTCGCCGACCACGCCGGACAACTCCACTGACGTGGCGCCGACGAGGAAAGCCAGGAGGAGACCAGACGTCACGCCTGCACCCGAAGCTGAGGAGATGCCCAAAGTAGAGGAGAAGCCAGCAGAGGCCCAG ACCCCAAGTGAGTCCACAGTGTCTCAGGGAGGTTGGGGGTACTGGGGCAGCTGGGGCAAATCCATCCTATCCACAGCAACAGCTACCGTGGCAACTGTGG GCCAAGGGCTCACTCAGGTGATCGAGAAGGCAGAGACATCGCTGGGAATCCCCAGTCCCACCGAACTCTCTGCCCAAGTGGAGGAAGAGCAGAAGCAGCAAG GTGAAACACGCAGTGAGACGGACAGAGCGGCAGACGATGGACCGGCGGCGGCGGCAGGAAGTGCGATGGGCATGCTGTCGTCCCTCACCAGCGTCGTCCAGACCACA GGTAAGACGATGATCACCGGCGGTCTGGACGCTCTGGAGTTCATCGGGAAGAAGACGATGGATGTGATAGCAGAAGGCGACCCCGGCTTTAAGAAGACCAAAGGACTGATGATCAGGAACTCCACTCTGTCTCAG GTGTTGAGGGAGGCTAAGGAGCGCGAGGAGCTGCAGACAGCCGATGAAGAGGTTTCAGATTCCCACAAGAAGGCGGCCGCTCACTACGGGATGCTGTTCGATGAATTTCAGGGCCTTTCACACCTCGAAGCGCTGGAGATTCTGTCTCGAGACAGTGAGTCCAAG gtgaAGTCCGTGCTGACCACTCTATCAGGAGAAGAGCTGCTTCAGCTCAGAGAAGAGCTCGATTTCATTAAAGACTCTTTCTCCCTGGTGGAGTTTGATGATGAGGAAGTGGATGAGAAGAAAG ACGAAGACGGCTCAGAGTTTGAGAGGGAGTTGACGGAGGCATTGGAGGGCCTCCATGTCACTGCCACAGCTGACAGACTCAGCAAG GCCTGTAGGAGCACCTGCAGCCAGATCACTGACATGAGCCGACCAGAAGGGGAAGAGGAAGACAATGTCAAGAAAACCCTTTCTGTGGAG GAGGTTCATGCCGCAGCCATCAGGAGTCTGGCGGAGCTGACGGCTCGGTCCATCGAGCTGTTCCACAAACTGGCTGAGATGATCCTCTTCACCAGCGGCAGCACAGAGGCCAGCGTCCTCTCCCA GTTAACTGTTGTTCTGTGTAAAGAGATCTCACTGCTCTCCAAAAAGTTCACCTCCTGCTTAACGACGGCGGGG TCAAACGAGAAGGGAGACGTCCTCAACCCGCTGATAACAGGAGTCTTTTTAGAG GCGTCCAACAGTGCGTCCTACATCCAGGACGCTTTCCAGCTGCTGATGCCCATCCTGGAGATCTCCTACATCCAGAGGAGAGCCGAATCCACCGAGCAGTGA